One part of the Rhodococcus oxybenzonivorans genome encodes these proteins:
- a CDS encoding acetyl-CoA hydrolase/transferase family protein gives MIDLTQHIRPGDGIWWSQTSAEPTPLVHALLDQVPSIGPVRAFVGLTWNRRLTSELPDELSIVSYGGLGELRRLAHLEVVPCHYGALPRLFAERRLPCDVGFVQVSPPDSAGNCSLGVGVDYIADALDHTPVLIAEINRRMPVTLGAPKIPLSRFAAVVESDRPLLEAPDREPADVELAIARNVADLVADGDTIQIGVGTLPSAVLTALAGHQDLGLHSGMISDAALRLIDRGVLTGARKEIDPGLHVAGAALGTATLYDRLPGLPVAFRPASYTHAPQILSQLKSFVSINSAIEVDLTGQVGAELRNTTYAGAVGGQVDFSRAAAMTGGRSIIAMRADSRGESTIKTALEYGAVTTARADVDFVVTEYGAAALRGCSLGERARRMIAVAAPEHRESLEFDLEEYDLASTAE, from the coding sequence ATGATCGACCTGACGCAGCACATCCGGCCCGGCGACGGGATCTGGTGGAGCCAGACGAGCGCGGAACCCACCCCGCTCGTCCACGCCCTGCTCGACCAGGTGCCGTCGATCGGCCCCGTCCGGGCCTTCGTCGGGCTCACCTGGAATCGGCGGCTGACCAGCGAACTGCCGGACGAGTTGTCCATCGTCTCCTATGGTGGCCTCGGTGAACTGCGCCGCCTTGCCCACCTCGAGGTCGTGCCCTGCCATTACGGGGCCCTGCCGCGGCTGTTCGCCGAACGGCGGCTGCCGTGCGACGTGGGCTTCGTGCAGGTCTCACCGCCGGACTCGGCCGGAAACTGCTCGCTCGGCGTCGGTGTCGACTACATCGCGGATGCCCTCGATCACACGCCGGTCCTCATCGCCGAGATCAATCGGCGCATGCCCGTCACTCTCGGGGCACCGAAAATTCCGCTGTCGCGGTTCGCCGCGGTGGTCGAGTCCGACCGGCCGTTGCTCGAGGCGCCGGACCGCGAGCCCGCGGACGTGGAACTGGCGATAGCACGGAACGTCGCCGATCTCGTGGCGGACGGCGACACGATCCAGATCGGCGTCGGGACGTTGCCGTCCGCCGTCCTCACCGCCCTCGCGGGACACCAGGACCTAGGACTGCATTCCGGCATGATCTCCGATGCGGCACTGCGACTGATCGACCGAGGTGTGCTGACCGGGGCGCGGAAAGAGATCGACCCGGGACTACACGTCGCGGGCGCCGCGCTCGGAACGGCCACCCTCTACGACCGGCTTCCCGGACTTCCGGTGGCGTTCCGTCCGGCGAGCTACACCCATGCGCCGCAGATTCTTTCGCAACTGAAGTCGTTCGTGTCCATCAACTCGGCGATCGAGGTCGACCTCACCGGTCAGGTCGGCGCGGAGCTCCGCAACACGACCTACGCCGGTGCGGTCGGGGGCCAGGTGGACTTCTCGCGGGCCGCGGCGATGACCGGCGGCCGCTCCATCATCGCGATGCGCGCCGATTCGCGAGGGGAGTCGACGATCAAAACGGCCCTCGAGTACGGCGCGGTGACCACCGCCCGCGCGGACGTCGACTTCGTGGTCACCGAATACGGTGCCGCGGCACTGCGCGGATGTTCCCTGGGTGAGCGCGCGCGCCGCATGATTGCCGTGGCAGCACCCGAGCACCGCGAGAGTCTCGAATTCGATCTCGAGGAATACGACCTTGCATCCACAGCGGAGTGA
- a CDS encoding thiolase family protein: MVEKRNPFQRSAREVVIAEAARTPMGKSHPERGWFRDTHPNDMLGAVYTDLIRRSGLDPAVVEDLVIGCTAPFGEQSRNIGRNAWLQVGYPPEVPAVVLDRRCGSAQTAVEMGAALVGSGTHDVVLAGGVEHMGHVPITSPAKISELYGDPWPEALRERYDFVHQGESAELIADRWGISRQDMDEFAVRSHRLATEAIEAGRFDAEMIPLDLAGETRVTDQTVRPGTTLDSLAGLKTAFRKDGRITAGSSSPISDGASGVLLASREAVDTHGLHARARILDQTTVGVDPIIMLTGPIPATQKLLDRNGMSINDIDLFEVNEAFSSVVLAWERELKPDMDKVNVNGGAIALGHPVGATGARLIATIVAELERRDAEIGLVTMCCGGGLGTATLIQRIG; this comes from the coding sequence ATGGTCGAGAAGCGCAACCCCTTCCAGCGGTCCGCGCGCGAGGTCGTCATCGCGGAAGCGGCCCGCACTCCCATGGGCAAATCGCACCCCGAGCGCGGCTGGTTCCGCGACACCCACCCCAACGACATGCTCGGTGCGGTCTACACGGACTTGATTCGCCGCAGCGGCCTCGACCCGGCCGTCGTCGAGGACCTCGTGATCGGCTGCACTGCACCGTTCGGCGAGCAGTCCCGAAACATCGGCCGCAACGCCTGGCTGCAGGTCGGCTACCCGCCGGAGGTCCCGGCTGTGGTGCTGGACCGCCGTTGCGGGTCCGCGCAGACCGCGGTCGAGATGGGTGCCGCACTGGTCGGCTCCGGCACCCACGACGTCGTCCTCGCCGGTGGGGTGGAGCACATGGGACACGTGCCCATCACCTCACCCGCGAAGATCTCCGAACTGTACGGCGACCCGTGGCCGGAAGCGCTGCGTGAGCGTTACGACTTCGTGCACCAGGGTGAGAGCGCCGAACTCATCGCGGATCGGTGGGGAATTTCCCGGCAGGATATGGACGAGTTCGCTGTCCGATCACATCGTCTCGCGACCGAGGCCATCGAGGCCGGTCGGTTCGACGCCGAGATGATCCCGCTCGACCTCGCCGGCGAGACCCGTGTCACCGACCAGACCGTCCGTCCCGGAACGACTCTCGACAGCCTCGCGGGCCTGAAGACTGCGTTCCGGAAGGACGGCCGTATCACGGCGGGCAGTTCGTCGCCGATCTCCGATGGGGCTTCCGGTGTGCTGCTCGCCTCCCGGGAGGCGGTCGACACTCACGGACTGCATGCGCGGGCCCGTATCCTCGATCAGACTACCGTCGGGGTCGATCCGATCATCATGCTGACCGGCCCGATCCCGGCGACCCAGAAGTTGCTCGACCGCAACGGGATGAGCATCAACGACATCGATCTCTTCGAGGTCAACGAGGCGTTCAGTTCGGTCGTCCTGGCCTGGGAGCGGGAACTGAAGCCGGACATGGACAAGGTCAACGTCAACGGCGGCGCGATCGCGCTCGGGCACCCCGTCGGTGCGACGGGTGCGCGTCTCATCGCCACGATCGTCGCGGAACTCGAGCGGCGTGACGCCGAAATCGGCTTGGTGACCATGTGCTGCGGCGGCGGTCTGGGAACGGCGACCCTTATTCAGCGGATCGGCTGA
- a CDS encoding SDR family NAD(P)-dependent oxidoreductase, with translation MFELTGKSALVTGAGSGIGASVAHAYARAGAAVLVTDVDADAAAAVAAEITSAGGVAKSAALDVRNGDQAAAAAEQAAALNDGTLNILVNNAGAIAPAMFPNLEEEDFRRIVDIHLVGSFVCSKAALPYLPSDGSGRIINVTSAAGLQGTIGQANYGAAKAGIIGLTKSLARELAKKQITVNAIAPLAATKMTANIRSNEKLSAKTLARIPLGRWAEPDEISSSFVFFASDGASYITGQVLPVDGGTVI, from the coding sequence ATGTTCGAACTCACCGGAAAGTCCGCACTCGTCACCGGTGCGGGTAGTGGAATCGGCGCCTCGGTGGCGCATGCCTACGCGCGAGCAGGTGCGGCGGTGCTCGTCACCGACGTCGACGCCGATGCCGCGGCGGCCGTGGCAGCGGAGATCACCTCGGCAGGCGGTGTCGCGAAGTCCGCGGCCCTCGACGTCCGCAACGGCGATCAGGCGGCGGCTGCGGCGGAGCAGGCCGCTGCGCTGAACGACGGCACCCTGAACATTCTGGTCAACAACGCGGGTGCCATCGCGCCGGCGATGTTCCCGAACCTCGAAGAAGAGGACTTCCGCCGCATCGTCGACATCCACCTCGTCGGCAGCTTCGTCTGCAGCAAGGCCGCCCTGCCGTACCTGCCGTCCGATGGCAGCGGCCGCATCATCAACGTGACTTCCGCCGCCGGACTCCAGGGCACCATCGGGCAGGCCAACTACGGTGCCGCGAAGGCGGGCATCATCGGACTCACGAAGTCGCTGGCGCGTGAACTCGCCAAGAAGCAGATCACGGTCAACGCGATCGCGCCGCTCGCCGCCACCAAGATGACGGCGAACATCCGCAGCAACGAGAAGCTCTCCGCGAAGACACTCGCGCGAATCCCGCTGGGCCGCTGGGCGGAACCGGACGAGATCTCGTCCAGCTTCGTGTTCTTCGCGTCCGACGGCGCGTCGTACATCACGGGCCAGGTACTGCCCGTCGACGGCGGAACGGTGATCTGA
- a CDS encoding acyl-CoA dehydrogenase family protein, with the protein MDFDLTEDQATIRGAVRELAGKFDEQYWVEKDSEHEFPTEFYDAFAKGGWLGITTPEAYGGHGMGITEASILLEEVAASGAGMNGASSMHLSIFGMHPVIVHGSEELKQRTLPRIVDGDLHVCFGVTEPGAGLDTTKITTFARREGDKYIVNGRKVWISKAMESEKILLLTRTTKFEDAKKKTDGLTLFLTDLDRSKVDIRPIKKMGRNAVTSNELFIDNLEIPVEDRVGEEGKGFKYILDGLNPERMLVASEALGIGRAALRRGVQYANEREVFGRPIGMNQGLQFPLADSLARLDAAELVLRKATWLYDNGKPCAREANMAKYLCADAGFQAADRALQTHGGMGYSEEYHVARYFREARLTKIAPLSQEMVLNYLGEHVLGLPRSY; encoded by the coding sequence GTGGACTTTGATCTGACCGAGGATCAGGCAACGATCCGAGGAGCGGTGCGAGAGCTGGCCGGCAAGTTCGACGAGCAGTACTGGGTGGAGAAGGACAGCGAGCACGAGTTCCCCACCGAGTTCTACGACGCGTTCGCCAAGGGTGGCTGGCTCGGCATCACCACGCCCGAGGCGTACGGCGGGCACGGTATGGGTATCACCGAGGCATCGATCCTGCTGGAGGAAGTCGCCGCTTCCGGCGCCGGCATGAACGGCGCGAGTTCGATGCACCTCTCGATCTTCGGGATGCACCCGGTGATCGTGCACGGCTCGGAGGAACTCAAGCAGCGCACCCTTCCGCGGATCGTCGACGGCGACCTGCACGTCTGCTTCGGCGTCACCGAGCCCGGCGCCGGTTTGGACACCACCAAGATCACCACCTTCGCGCGACGCGAGGGTGACAAGTACATCGTCAACGGCCGCAAGGTCTGGATCTCCAAGGCGATGGAGTCGGAGAAAATCCTTCTCCTCACCCGCACAACGAAGTTCGAGGACGCGAAGAAGAAGACGGACGGCCTGACGCTGTTCCTCACCGACCTGGATCGCTCGAAGGTCGACATCCGCCCGATCAAGAAAATGGGGCGCAACGCGGTCACGTCGAACGAATTGTTCATCGACAATCTCGAGATTCCCGTCGAGGATCGGGTGGGCGAGGAGGGCAAGGGCTTCAAGTACATTCTCGACGGCCTCAACCCGGAGCGCATGCTGGTCGCGTCCGAGGCGCTCGGTATCGGCCGGGCCGCTCTTCGCCGGGGCGTCCAGTACGCCAACGAGCGTGAGGTATTCGGTCGCCCCATCGGCATGAATCAGGGTTTGCAGTTCCCGCTCGCGGATTCCCTCGCTCGCCTCGACGCCGCTGAACTCGTCTTGCGTAAGGCGACGTGGCTCTACGACAACGGAAAGCCGTGCGCCCGCGAAGCCAACATGGCCAAATACCTGTGCGCCGACGCCGGTTTCCAGGCCGCCGACCGCGCTCTCCAGACCCATGGCGGCATGGGCTACTCGGAGGAGTACCACGTGGCCAGGTACTTCCGCGAAGCCCGCCTCACCAAAATCGCCCCGCTCAGCCAGGAGATGGTTCTCAACTACCTCGGCGAGCACGTCCTCGGCCTCCCCAGGAGCTACTGA
- a CDS encoding acyl-CoA dehydrogenase family protein — translation MRWELSEEQEMFTEALDGWLGRFAAPANVRKWGESGDPAEFEQKFVEEGWFSAGLAEDIGGQGGGLLELALTAEALARYAAPSSAWTASVLAAPLLPADVAADVLAGSGFAAVAVDATRPFGVADSVRADGSGALTGRVATVLGAERAKLLVVPATGADGTAALYLVRVDDPGVTVEPRRFLDPSRAAADVRFDGVTGQRLDVEAATALEDAGLRAAVLVAADSLGAMDRMLHLAVDYSKQRQQFGVPIGSFQAVKHAAASILVSVEAGRSIAYYAAASVDLGLGDRAMHAAVAKAQVPRNAVQAADSALVMHGAIGYTWEHDLHLYYKRAKLDEKLFGGPDVWNERLARDLPLLPAV, via the coding sequence ATGCGCTGGGAACTGTCAGAAGAGCAGGAAATGTTCACCGAAGCCCTCGACGGCTGGCTCGGGCGGTTCGCCGCTCCGGCAAATGTCCGTAAGTGGGGTGAATCGGGTGATCCTGCCGAGTTCGAGCAGAAATTCGTCGAGGAGGGCTGGTTCTCCGCCGGTCTCGCCGAGGACATCGGTGGTCAGGGCGGTGGTCTGCTCGAACTGGCGTTGACCGCCGAGGCGCTGGCCCGGTATGCCGCGCCGTCGAGTGCCTGGACCGCGTCCGTCCTCGCGGCGCCCCTGCTGCCCGCCGACGTCGCTGCCGACGTGCTGGCGGGGAGTGGGTTCGCGGCCGTTGCCGTCGACGCGACCCGACCGTTCGGCGTCGCCGATTCGGTGCGCGCCGACGGGAGTGGCGCGCTGACCGGCCGCGTCGCGACGGTGCTCGGCGCCGAACGCGCGAAACTGTTGGTCGTCCCGGCGACGGGTGCCGACGGAACGGCCGCCCTGTACCTCGTGCGCGTCGACGATCCCGGTGTCACGGTCGAACCGCGGCGGTTCCTCGACCCGTCCCGCGCGGCCGCGGATGTCCGGTTCGACGGCGTCACCGGACAGCGTCTCGACGTCGAGGCGGCCACGGCCCTCGAGGACGCCGGGCTGCGTGCGGCCGTGCTGGTGGCCGCGGATTCTCTCGGGGCGATGGATCGCATGCTGCATCTCGCCGTGGACTACAGCAAGCAACGCCAGCAATTCGGTGTGCCGATCGGGTCGTTCCAGGCCGTGAAGCACGCTGCGGCAAGCATTCTCGTCTCGGTCGAGGCCGGCCGGTCCATTGCCTACTACGCCGCGGCGTCGGTGGATCTCGGTCTCGGTGATCGCGCGATGCATGCCGCGGTAGCGAAGGCGCAGGTGCCGCGAAATGCGGTGCAGGCAGCCGACAGTGCTCTCGTGATGCACGGCGCGATCGGTTACACGTGGGAACACGACCTGCACCTGTACTACAAGCGCGCCAAGCTCGACGAGAAGTTGTTCGGTGGCCCGGACGTGTGGAACGAGCGTCTCGCGCGGGATCTGCCGCTGTTGCCCGCGGTCTGA
- a CDS encoding FadR/GntR family transcriptional regulator, whose amino-acid sequence MPNTTRNGRSSIQLTPMAVPKASDVLANELRERILSGDYVEGTPLPPERELVVQTKMSRTTVREALRILEVQGLVRIKAGRAGGAFVQRPGEQSMADTVALLIRGRQIRLAALLETREAIEPFCAQLAARHRTDEDLARLDAANDDIAGAGDSLDAFLQANIDWHVAVASASHNELLSGLMISLSRAIYAATENEGFIDDKVREITVRAHRSVTKAIRDKDADAAVRRMSRHVHSYAESIKDFEQRTEILLDE is encoded by the coding sequence GTGCCGAACACCACCCGGAACGGACGTTCCTCCATCCAGTTGACACCGATGGCGGTACCGAAGGCGTCGGACGTCCTCGCGAACGAGCTGCGTGAGCGCATTCTCAGCGGGGACTACGTCGAAGGCACACCGCTGCCGCCGGAACGCGAACTCGTCGTTCAGACCAAGATGAGCCGCACCACCGTCCGCGAGGCCCTCCGCATCCTCGAGGTGCAGGGACTCGTGCGCATCAAGGCGGGCCGGGCCGGGGGCGCCTTCGTTCAGCGGCCGGGCGAGCAGTCCATGGCGGACACGGTGGCCCTGCTCATCCGCGGTCGTCAGATCCGTCTCGCCGCACTGCTCGAGACCCGCGAGGCGATCGAGCCCTTCTGCGCCCAGCTCGCTGCCCGTCACCGCACCGACGAGGACCTCGCGCGACTCGACGCCGCCAACGACGACATCGCCGGCGCAGGTGACAGCCTCGATGCCTTCCTTCAGGCGAACATCGATTGGCACGTGGCCGTCGCGAGCGCCAGTCACAACGAACTGTTGTCGGGTCTCATGATTTCGCTCTCGCGCGCCATCTATGCCGCAACGGAGAACGAAGGTTTCATCGACGACAAGGTTCGCGAGATCACCGTCCGGGCCCACCGCTCGGTCACCAAAGCCATCCGGGACAAGGATGCCGATGCTGCCGTGCGGCGCATGAGCCGGCACGTCCACTCGTACGCCGAGTCGATCAAGGACTTCGAGCAGCGCACCGAGATTCTGCTCGACGAATGA
- a CDS encoding AMP-binding protein, which translates to MSDYTWHPTDDYVENANVTRLARAHGLSGLAELRARSVVDVRWYWDAVVRDLGLPFQSPYREVLDTSRGIEHPDWFVGGRTNVVDACLERWLADPAAADRVAVAHEAEDGTVRSLSYRELAADVERAAAGLRELGVGKGDAVALFLPMIPEAVVSVYAVARLGAVLVPLFSGFAPSAIASRIQDADAKVVIVADGTVRRRKTVTMKPALDEALAVCPTVQSVVVVENVGAPVDSTERDIAWAKLLGYGGDPGPVEAMDAGEPFALAYTSGTTGKPKGAVHTHAGFLVKTASEVAYSFDLKPGGAFCWITDMGWIMGPLSIVGTHANGGTLVLYEGSPDVPDTDRLWQLVQRHRVTMLGVSPTLIRTLRGRETDVAARYDLSSVHTIGSTGEPWDPDSYDWLAKDVFGGRVPVINFSGGTEVGGSFLAPYPVEPIHSCSLGGPSLGMDVDVVDDAGRSLRGEQGELVCRQPWPSMTRGVWKDEERYLEAYWSTFPGMWRHGDYALVDDDGQWYIRGRSDDVMNVAGKRLAPAEVEAVLTAHPAVSEAAAVGVPDPKKGEAVWAFWVPRADAVGDTADISAELIASVAAELGKPFAPSVVHRVSRLPKTRSAKILRRAVRAAALGTDPGDLSGAENPEAVDEIRAVVTASSAK; encoded by the coding sequence GTGTCCGACTACACCTGGCACCCCACCGACGACTACGTCGAGAATGCGAATGTCACGCGGCTCGCCCGCGCCCACGGTCTCTCGGGCCTCGCCGAGCTCCGTGCCCGCTCCGTCGTCGATGTGCGGTGGTACTGGGACGCGGTGGTCCGAGATCTGGGTCTGCCGTTCCAGTCGCCGTACCGCGAGGTTCTCGATACCTCCCGCGGGATCGAGCATCCGGACTGGTTCGTCGGCGGCAGGACGAATGTCGTCGACGCGTGTCTGGAGCGTTGGCTGGCCGACCCGGCCGCCGCCGATCGGGTGGCCGTGGCCCACGAAGCCGAGGACGGCACCGTCCGCAGCCTGTCGTACCGCGAGCTCGCAGCGGACGTCGAGCGGGCAGCCGCGGGCCTGCGCGAACTCGGCGTCGGCAAGGGCGACGCCGTCGCCCTGTTCCTGCCGATGATTCCCGAGGCGGTCGTCTCGGTGTACGCGGTCGCGCGACTCGGTGCGGTCCTCGTTCCGCTCTTCTCCGGCTTCGCGCCGAGCGCGATCGCGTCCCGCATCCAGGACGCGGACGCCAAGGTGGTGATCGTCGCGGACGGAACCGTGCGGCGTCGCAAGACCGTCACGATGAAGCCGGCCCTCGACGAAGCGCTGGCCGTCTGCCCGACGGTGCAATCGGTCGTCGTGGTCGAGAATGTCGGTGCGCCTGTAGATTCCACCGAACGCGACATTGCCTGGGCCAAGCTTCTCGGGTACGGCGGTGACCCGGGTCCGGTCGAGGCAATGGACGCAGGCGAGCCGTTCGCGCTGGCCTACACGTCCGGTACGACCGGCAAGCCGAAGGGCGCCGTCCACACCCACGCCGGTTTCCTCGTGAAGACGGCCAGCGAGGTAGCGTACTCGTTCGACCTGAAGCCTGGCGGCGCCTTCTGCTGGATCACCGACATGGGCTGGATCATGGGGCCGCTGTCGATCGTCGGCACCCACGCCAACGGTGGAACTCTCGTTCTCTACGAAGGCTCCCCGGACGTACCGGACACGGACCGGCTGTGGCAGCTCGTGCAGCGGCACCGAGTGACGATGCTGGGCGTCTCTCCGACGCTGATCCGCACCCTGCGCGGGCGTGAGACGGATGTCGCGGCACGGTACGACCTGTCCTCGGTGCACACGATCGGGTCGACCGGTGAGCCGTGGGACCCGGACTCGTACGACTGGCTGGCGAAGGACGTCTTCGGCGGGCGCGTACCGGTCATCAACTTCTCCGGGGGTACGGAGGTCGGCGGGTCATTTCTCGCGCCGTACCCGGTAGAACCGATCCACAGCTGTTCACTGGGCGGGCCCTCGCTGGGTATGGACGTCGACGTCGTCGACGACGCGGGACGCTCGCTGCGCGGCGAACAGGGCGAACTCGTCTGCCGGCAGCCGTGGCCGTCGATGACGCGCGGGGTGTGGAAGGACGAGGAACGCTATCTGGAGGCGTACTGGTCGACGTTCCCCGGTATGTGGCGGCACGGCGACTACGCGCTCGTCGACGACGACGGCCAGTGGTACATCCGGGGCCGTTCGGACGACGTAATGAACGTGGCGGGGAAGCGGCTTGCGCCCGCCGAGGTCGAGGCGGTGCTGACCGCGCATCCGGCAGTGTCCGAGGCGGCTGCGGTCGGTGTCCCGGACCCGAAGAAGGGCGAGGCGGTGTGGGCGTTCTGGGTTCCTCGCGCGGACGCGGTCGGTGACACGGCGGACATTTCAGCCGAGTTGATTGCCAGTGTGGCTGCCGAACTAGGAAAACCGTTCGCGCCCAGTGTGGTACACCGCGTATCGCGGTTGCCGAAGACGCGATCGGCGAAGATTCTGCGCCGCGCGGTGCGCGCCGCCGCGCTGGGTACCGATCCCGGTGACTTGTCAGGTGCGGAGAATCCGGAAGCCGTGGACGAGATCCGTGCCGTGGTCACTGCCAGTTCGGCGAAGTGA
- a CDS encoding acyl-CoA dehydrogenase family protein has protein sequence MELADSPDEATFRAEVREWAEKAVPTLPWPEPVDLVDKVPFWQQWQRLLFDAGYGGMSWPQEYGGQAADPIRKAIFTEEMDRVGAPERLNTIGEDFAGPTIIDFGTPAQKERFLRPILTGEEIWCQLFSEPDAGSDLASLRTKATKVDGGWKVNGQKIWTSRAHIAAHAILLARTGGGPRHKGITFFLVPMDSEGITVRPLAHMLGEAEFNEVFLDDVFIPDDLVVGEVDGGWKVAMGTLAYERVAIATGRVNTKRAVDDIVTDIAGMTDDAGRPLGEDPVIRQKVADLYGRALMHYLIGQRVITLAANDGPPGPVTSIGKLFFCPLVEELADFRLSLEPAGGQFGLDEESQQAARWLRLAYQARGTAIAGGSTFIQRNIVAERMLDMPRS, from the coding sequence ATGGAGCTCGCTGATTCCCCAGACGAGGCCACATTCCGTGCAGAAGTCCGGGAGTGGGCCGAGAAGGCTGTCCCGACGCTGCCATGGCCGGAACCGGTTGATCTGGTCGACAAGGTGCCGTTCTGGCAGCAATGGCAGCGACTGCTCTTCGACGCGGGCTACGGCGGGATGTCGTGGCCGCAGGAATACGGTGGTCAAGCCGCCGACCCGATCCGCAAGGCCATCTTCACCGAAGAAATGGACCGGGTGGGAGCGCCGGAGCGACTCAACACCATCGGTGAGGACTTCGCCGGCCCGACCATCATCGATTTCGGGACGCCTGCCCAGAAGGAACGGTTCCTCCGGCCCATCCTGACCGGCGAGGAAATCTGGTGCCAGCTGTTCTCCGAGCCCGACGCCGGATCGGACCTCGCCTCGCTCCGCACCAAGGCCACGAAGGTGGACGGGGGCTGGAAGGTCAACGGACAGAAGATCTGGACCAGTCGCGCGCACATCGCTGCCCACGCGATCCTGCTGGCCCGCACCGGCGGCGGCCCACGGCACAAGGGCATCACGTTCTTCCTGGTGCCGATGGACAGTGAGGGCATCACGGTGCGGCCGCTCGCGCACATGCTCGGCGAGGCGGAATTCAACGAGGTGTTCCTCGACGACGTGTTCATCCCCGACGACCTCGTGGTCGGGGAGGTGGACGGCGGCTGGAAGGTCGCGATGGGCACCCTCGCCTACGAGCGGGTGGCGATCGCGACTGGCCGCGTCAACACCAAACGCGCCGTCGACGACATCGTCACCGACATCGCGGGAATGACCGACGACGCGGGCCGCCCACTCGGCGAGGATCCGGTGATCCGGCAGAAAGTCGCCGATCTGTACGGCCGAGCCCTCATGCACTACCTCATCGGTCAGCGCGTCATCACACTCGCGGCGAACGACGGCCCACCCGGTCCCGTCACTTCTATCGGCAAGCTGTTCTTCTGCCCCCTCGTCGAGGAACTCGCCGATTTCCGGTTGTCTCTCGAGCCGGCCGGCGGGCAATTCGGCTTGGACGAGGAGTCGCAGCAGGCGGCACGGTGGCTCCGGCTCGCCTATCAGGCCCGCGGCACCGCCATCGCCGGCGGTTCCACCTTCATCCAGCGCAACATCGTCGCCGAGCGCATGCTCGACATGCCGAGGAGCTGA
- a CDS encoding FAS1-like dehydratase domain-containing protein, giving the protein MTDSHPTGVVDRVEYDVERGKIREFTRATFITDPVHTDPTAARDAGFGDVPATLTHTVVAGHQRDQRAFVDALGLALERVVVGSVTWTYLRPLTAGDHVVGTRRVVDDVQREGKRGGTMRLVTLETEYVDANGEPVVRLEEVLIERGEQR; this is encoded by the coding sequence ATGACAGATTCACACCCCACTGGCGTCGTCGACCGCGTCGAGTACGACGTCGAACGCGGCAAGATTCGCGAGTTCACGCGCGCGACATTCATCACCGATCCCGTCCACACGGATCCGACCGCGGCGCGCGACGCTGGATTCGGCGATGTGCCCGCCACCCTCACACACACGGTCGTCGCCGGACACCAGCGCGACCAGCGCGCCTTCGTCGACGCACTGGGTTTGGCGCTCGAGCGCGTGGTGGTCGGCTCGGTCACGTGGACGTACCTGCGACCACTCACCGCGGGCGACCACGTGGTCGGCACCCGCCGCGTGGTCGACGATGTGCAGCGAGAAGGCAAGCGCGGCGGCACCATGCGCCTCGTGACCTTGGAGACCGAGTACGTCGACGCCAATGGCGAGCCCGTGGTGCGGCTCGAAGAGGTCCTGATCGAACGAGGAGAACAGCGATGA
- a CDS encoding MaoC family dehydratase, protein MRTPAKVRVGDAPDTRVVGPVTQTDIVRFAGAGGDFNPLHHDPEFVATSGFPGVIAMGQMQAGILAGWVSDTFGVEHVRSFGVRFVAPVFLGDTLTVGGTVAAIVETDGEFVATLDLVASGDKGPVVTGSATVVVAAT, encoded by the coding sequence ATGAGAACACCGGCCAAGGTTCGCGTCGGCGACGCCCCCGACACCCGAGTGGTCGGCCCGGTGACCCAGACGGACATCGTCCGGTTTGCCGGCGCTGGAGGCGATTTCAATCCGCTGCATCACGATCCCGAGTTCGTGGCCACGTCGGGGTTTCCGGGTGTCATCGCGATGGGTCAGATGCAGGCGGGCATCCTGGCAGGCTGGGTGTCCGACACGTTCGGCGTCGAGCACGTGCGCTCCTTCGGCGTGCGGTTCGTCGCCCCGGTCTTCCTCGGCGACACTCTGACCGTGGGCGGCACGGTGGCGGCGATCGTCGAGACGGACGGGGAGTTCGTCGCGACCCTCGACCTCGTTGCGTCCGGGGACAAGGGCCCCGTCGTCACCGGGTCTGCGACCGTGGTTGTGGCGGCGACCTGA